A window of Ailuropoda melanoleuca isolate Jingjing unplaced genomic scaffold, ASM200744v2 unplaced-scaffold9111, whole genome shotgun sequence genomic DNA:
ctccaggcccggatggttttcctgaggaattctcccaaacattcaaagaagaaataccacctattctcctaaagctatttcaaaaaatagaaagagaaggaaagctaccaaactcattctatgaggctaatattaccttgatccccaaaccaggcaaagaaccctcaaaaaggagaattacagaccgatctccctaatgaatatagacaccaaaatcctcaacaagatccttgctaatagagtcaaatgctttttctgcatctattgagagaatcatatgatttttgaatttctCCTCTGGAAAAAATCTAAGACattgatagatttgcaaatgttgaaccacccttgcatcccagggatgaatcccacttggtcatgatggataatccttttaatgtactgtagattctattagccaggatcttgttgaggattttggcgtccatattcattagggaaatcggtctgtaattctcctttttgacggggtctttgcctggtttggggatcaaggtaatattggcctcacagaatgactttggtagctttccttctgtttctattttttgaaatagctttaggagaataggtattatttcttctttgaatgtttggtagaattccccaggaaaaccgtcctgGCCTGGAGTGTTggtttttggaaggttgtttatcactgactcaatctcttcttaattaattggcctgtttaaaaaatcaatttcttcctgtttcagtcttggtagtttataggtttccagaaaggcctccatctcttccagattgcttagttttttggcatatagctgttgataaaaatttctaataaaccTTCCAATTTCAATANccttccaatttcattggtgttggttgtgacctctcccctttcattcataattttattaatttgggtcctttctctattcttttggataagtcttccagtggtctgtcaattttattaattctctcaaagaaccagctttctagttctgttgatctgctctactgtactcctggtttctaattcattgatttctgctctaatcttggtcaactgctttctcgtgcgtgattaggcctgtccctctgttgcttttccagcttcttgaggtgagaatataaaaactgcattgtagatttttctgttcttttgagtgaggcttggatggccatgtatttcccccttaggaccgccttttcAGTATCCCATACGTTTCGACCgtagtgttttcattctcattggtctccataaattgtttaaactgatttttgatttcctggtttatcaaatcattcctgagcaggatggctcttagtctccaagtgtttgagtttcttccaattttttccttgtcgttgagttccaatttcaaagcgttgtggtctgagaacatgcaggggataatttcagtcttttggtatcagttgagacctgttttgtgacccagaacatggtctattgttgaaaatattccatgggcattagaatagaatgagtattctttggttctggggtgtagtgttctatatatatctttgaGGTCCAACTcttcgagtatggcattcaaaccccttgtttctttgtcaattttctgcatgggtgctctatttctgatagtggagtgttgaggtcccccactattaatgtatttttaacaatatgtcactttattttgtttaagagttggcttctgtagcttgctgctcccctgttggggacatatatatttataattgtcatattcacttgttggatacatcctttaagaataatataatgcccttctgtgtctctaactatagtctttaatttaaaatccaatctgtctgatatgagaattgctaccccagctttcttttgaggtccattggcatgaaagatggtattccatccccttactttcatTCTGAATGtacctttaggttcaaaatgagtctcttgtagacagcaaatggatgggtcatgtctttttatccaatctgcaaccctgtggcattttatgggagcatttagaccatttacattgagactgattattgagagatatgattttaatgatgccatgttgccactaaagtctttgtttctatagattgtgactttctcttctgtatcactcttggggcctttttacttttatagaacccccttaatatctcctgtagggctggtttcgtggttaccaAATTgatcaatgactggcgattctggaaggtctttatttctccatcaattctgaatgatagccttgctggataaaggatccttggctgcatgtttttctctgaaagagctttaaaaatgcccccctaaccctttctctcattccaagtctgtgtagacaggtctgacgtaattctgatacctttgccttggtacgtgagaaatttctttgccctggccgctttcaatactgtatccttggatctaatatttgcaaattacactatgacgtgacgtggcgtaggtttgtcgtggttgagcttgggaggggtcctgtcTGCcacttggacatgaatgcttgtttcctttccttcagctacaatttgttcaaatatctcttctagacctctgtttttctccaccccctccaccccctcagggatgccaatgattctgacattggaacgtttcatatagtcagtaatctcccgtaacctacattcttcagaatgtatttttttgagtccagattccaTTTTAGCTTTCCCTTCTACTAATCCATCCttcaattcgctgatacgttcttctgcctcattcaccctggccataagagactctagttttgactgcattaggctcgtagaatttttaatttctgccagattcgctctcatttccacccttagagattctatattctcattaacattttcgttaatactttcttcaagtctacacatcatcttgaccattgttactctgaattccatttctgataatttggttatatccatatccattagctctatggcagaggccacagactcattatcttttctttgctgggggtgggatttctccttcttgtcattctgatgaggagaggttgtggggttgtccagagcccaaattagtGACCAGaacccaggcagtgcacacttgttttatagggatcttagggatgtgggcttcttgatttttcagcctgccttctttctgggggaggagcctgcgacactgatactcaggaaaccccatttaggtagagtctccgtgtcccctacAAGGGGTGATGgtgatgggcacactgtgagctggtggttccaggcttttgttctctggcggctttccctggcggtctgctgtgcctcttccgagagtcagagcagcagtggccgaatctcagcctctgtctcagaacagagggatcgtggaccgttctccactgatgttctggccactttaactctttttctgttggtactgctcaatcctgcagcatcctgggatgtgcgccccacagccggtgtcccagccctcacttccagggctggcgtgtctctgtcctttgtgtttctaacaccaccagccgccagccaccagccacccccgcgcactccggagctcccggtctcagtctggttccagtgagctcaccggagctccgtttcagtctggtggcacgcgttccccagctcatggtctcagtctgctctctcgcgggtgctggaccacgagtccgcccactcccccgtgcaggtggctaccgcttcccggcgcccaaatgcggcggctccctcccccttccgtttatctcccgatatctgtgcacggtttcatggctccccacttcatacctcgtaatactcagcactggagatgttcatttgtagagatccagaagtatcttcctgtgtctcatgctgattccgtggatgttcaggatggtctggtacctatccaactcgactcaatgtaccagctgaaaaaggggtcccctactcctctgccatctcaactcctggaccacatcttcttaatccagtcatccgttgaagggcatctcggctccttccacaatttagctattgtggacaatgctgctatgaacactggggtgcacatagcccttctcttcactacatctgtatctttggggtaaataccaagtagtgcaattgctggatcacagggtagctcaatttttaactttttaagggacctccacactgttttccaaagtggctgtaccaacttgcattcccaccaacggtgtaagatggttcctctttctccacctcctctccaacatttgttgtttcctgccttgtcaatttttgccattctaactggtgtaaggtggtatctgaaAAGCCtctcactcttgatttcccctcagATCACGATCTCTGGCTGGTGAGATCatgccctatgtcaggctccaccTACAGCCCTGTCTCAGCTTCCCTCCTACCTCTCTCTCTaaccctcctcctgctcccttctctcttgctctttcactctctctctatctctctctctgtctctctaagatgaataaatacatcttttcttAAAAGTGCTAAGGAGCATTTACAAGGTACTCAATCTCATAATTAAtcactgaaatataaaaacaaaccatCAGGAGATGACCCCCAAACCACACACACAGCAACATGACCACAGTGGAAAAGGCTGAAaccacaaagaattatccaggATGTGGTGCAACAAACACTCTCACATATTGCTGGTACAAGTGCAATTTGGGACAATCTCCCTGGAGATCACTTTCACAATGTGTCCTGAACTAGAGGACATAGGTATCTTGGAACCCAAAGTTGCCACTCCTGGGTATGTACACAACAGTAAGAAATGCATGTGTGCACCAAGACTCAGGTGCCAGAATGATCACCCCAGTATTATTCCTAACAGCCAAAAAGCCAGCTATTCCCTCCACGGTAGACTGCATGAGTACTATGTGGTACTGTCCTACAATGGAGAACCCACAGCAAGGGTAATGAACACACTGCCACTACACACACCTATCTAGATGAATCTCATGTaagtaaaaatatcaaacaaaaggagatggagaaaagaataCATAGTGGATGAGTGCATTTACTTAAAGTTCAGAAACAGGCAAAGCTAAAAGAAACTGTTACAAAGAGGATAGGGATTATTTTActtccagaaggagagaaaagtcaTGATTAGCAGAATACAAAAAAACGagcttcaggggtgcctgagtggtgtaatcattaagcatctgcctttggctcagggcgtgatcccagcattctgggatcaagccccccatcaggctcttccactaggagcctgcttcttcctctctcactctccctgcttgtgttctctctctcttgctgtctgtctctgtcaaataaataaataaaatatttaaaaaaaaaaaacgagctTCAGATGTGCTGGCCATGCTCAACTTCTAAATCTGGGAAGTCATACAGAGGTGACTGGTTTCTAATAtttccggggcgggggggtggtgggagTTGTGTTTTGCACAGTTTTGGGAATGTCTTACTCTTCActgattaattatttaaaatacacaccATGATTATTAATACATAGGTACCAGAATATCTATCTAGATTTCTAGCATACAAAAATCTCTCATGAGACTGGAATTTTCTGTACGTTTTCAGTGAACTCATTGAGCAGCAAACCATGATCTGAATTTACACGAGGGTGTTTATAGCCAGAACTAGTTGCACTCAATGCAAATATACATTCCTGCTGTTGTGGAAATACCATGTGTTTGTGACCCCAGAAGCCTCTGAGAGAATCACAGACAACGTACATAGCCAGTAATTCCAAACCCAAAAAGTCTGAAATCAGAACTTTGGCAGGCTACAGGGCTGCATAAGGAGGGGTTGTGATCTGTACAAGACAATATTGAACATGATCACCCTTCCATTACATGCATCCACCCACATGACAGAGTGTGAAAGAAAAATGCTGAATGATACAAGCAAATCACAGAGgaatataaaaagtataatttcGTTCACATAAAGGACAAAAACAGGCACCTTTAGAGTAAACTATATAGTGAACCATCTATGCACGTGGGTTAGGGAGAGACCAAGGAAGGAGACTGGCCACTCCCATTGGTAGGCGGTAGTGTTATTatataagcaagggaacttacacaCAGGGCATGTCTTGTCTTGGGCACCCCAAGATAAGTAGATAGGCACACCCACCCACCAGAATCATAAAGTTTATATACAGAGAGGCCTCATAGGAGTTCACTCAGCCTTCCAGAGGGTCTCATGGGCACATTTGCTCAATGAGGGCTGCATGCTTGAAAATGGCTCTCACTGTGGGAACAGTGGGCAGAGCTACATTTTGAAGACAAGGGAGGTGGCGGGGAGCCCCCCCATTGCCTGGGGCCAATTCATGGATCAACTGGTGGTCACCTCTTCTCCAGGACCTCCCCAACAATGCATATGTGGCAAAACTACAAAGAACAGCAAGAAATGACACACAATGTCCACAACGGTGATTTCCTCAAAAGGGCGAGCGAAAGGATATGATGGAAAACATGTCTACACGGGGCTTCTACAGGATTCAACTCTTTAAGCTGAGGGCTGGAAGAATGGGTATTCATTAAATTATCACTCCTTCAACAgcatacatacattttataaacGTTTCTGTATGGAGGTGGGCTGTGTCCCGGGAACCGAGGAGGGGAAGCTGGCAGAGGCTCAAGGCCTGgggccctgcagggaggggctgaaggctgacagagagagagaaaatgcagttGGCACCAGAGCCAGACCCACCTCATGTATAAGATGCAAGCATTACCTCCAAACACAGGAGGGACCACCAGTTCTCGCAGGCATGCAGCAGGCATGCCGAGTTGCAGTTGGGGGTCCAAgccttgaattcagctcaggtcctgatctcagggctatgagatccggcccagcatggggctcagccCTTAGCATGGAGGCAACTAgggcttctttctccctctccctctgttcctcccacccATGTTCTCTCccactaaaaatgaataaataaatcatttaaaaaatttcagagatTGCACCCCCAGCTTTATAGAAAGGCTACATAGGATTCATAACTCTGATCTCCGGGGCCATAGAAAATAGGAATATTACTATACTCCACGACATTTGAAGTCATGTTCTTCAtctatatttttttcaggttccatatttacttatttacttatttatttgagagagaccacaagtgggTGGATAAGCAGAGGAAGATggacaagcaaactctgtgcCAAGCTCAAACCCCAGCTAGGGGCCGATCCCAGGCCCAAAAAATCATGatctcagccaaaatcaagagtcagatgctcaaccagctgacctacccaggcacccctgctcctGATCTGTTCCATcgtccattttttccccttattttctaGGACTGACTGTACTTCATCCATGGGTATTGGGGCTCTAATGAGAAAGGACGACTCTATGATACACAAAGGCCCTGTTCAGGATCAGGCAGGAGGCTGCAGCCAAGCAGCCCTACACCCAAGGGAAAACCAGGAGTGCTCCCAGACCTGGACATCTGAATGGTATTATCACTGACACTGCCAGGACTCAGGGGGCCCTGATTCAGAGGAGCCAGCTGGGACATTGGACAATTGCCCCATCTGGGCTCTAACTAGGAAATTTGGGAATGGGTCCCAGGAGACACTACCTGTGAAAAGTCAGCAGTGCTTGTGCCTGAGATAGCACCAAGACCTGAGTCTTTAGTCTGTGCCGTTCCTACAGACAGGGAAGGGCTGTGTGACTAGCCATGTCTTCTCTAGCAAACCCGATCTCCTTCCTGGAAGGGTCAGAGACTGAGGCTGGCCAGCATGTCCAGGTAAGAACAGAGGCATATGGATGGGGAGAGAGCAGTCTACCTTAGCCCCCTCGTAAGCATGCTtgcacacacgcacgtacacaaacacacacacaaacacacacagagcaacTGACCCTCTCCTTTTGCTTCCCCTCTTTCCATCCTACATCCCCATCCGCCAATCAATTTCCGGCATCTTGGATCACTAGGACAGCCTCCTACCTCTGGTGTTCTTCATGTGCTTGACGGTCTAGTCTGAAGTCATTGAAGAGAATGGGCTTCAGACCACCCTTCCCCAAGCCCCATTTGTGTCCTGGACAAAGCACACTTCCCTCTCAGTCCACTTGGGCAAGTGTGGTTCCAGAATCTCTCTCAGCCACCACACCAAGTCAGTACTAGTAACTGACTCCTCTACAACCAGTTAGAGTTTACCAAACTTGTTCACACCCTCTATTCTTCTAAAACATGAGCCAGCAAATAACTATTCCAGATAGACTCACTGATTCCCATTCTTCCTTTAATAATTAGGGGTTGGGGGGGGCCTGATGATTCTGTGATTTGACCAAGTTTACACATGGCTTCCAGATGCCAAAACAAATGCTTTGCCATTGACGGTTCTGAGTAGAGGCATAACCCTTCAGAGGCGGTGCTGGTgacgctgctgctgctgctgatcatggtgatgatggtggtggtggctttTGGTGTTCACACCTCACAACTGACAAGCCCAATCTGCAGGCATACGCCAGAACACCACAACCACAAAGCACCCTCACTTTATTAAAAGGAGCAATAACAATACTAGAccctatttactgagcacttagtaTGTGCCAGCCTTGGtctaaatattatacattttttaaccCAGCATAATCTTCACAACCCCTGGACTCAGTAAACTCAGATATTATCCCCATATAAAAGATGCTGAAGCTAAAGCCAAAAAAGGTTCAGCAACTTTCTCAGAATCACATCAAGAGTAAAGAGTGggaatgggacgcctgggtggctcagtctgttgggcatctgactcttgattttggttcggGTCTGATCTCAGGTCTTCACATagagcctgcatcgggctcctcatcagcggagagtctgctggagattctctccctctctccccgtgTCTCCCTTGCTCCACACTCGCtcattctcaatctctctctctaataaataaatcatttttctcaaaaaagtaaaGGGTGGGGAAATTCTGTCCCACTCCCAAGggtatcttatgtttttatcACAACCCTAAACAAACATTACATGAACCCATACCTCCAATGACTGTTCTTCGTCTTTGTTTCTCCACACCATCAAACAGGAACATGGGAATTTCTCATGTTGATTGCACATCATGGTTGATAAAGAAACTTCAACGGATTCCAGCCTTTGGTCCCCTCAACACTCCTATCAGGTAGGGCTAGTACTGCATCTTACGGAGAAGGGAAGTAAGGCTCCAAGGCAGAGGCATGCGAGGAACACAGCTGTAAAGCACGGCCCTGGATGCTTTTCCACTGCATCCTGTGTCCCTGCTTCGCATTTCAGCAACTGCTACCAACAATGACAGGAGTGTCACCACCCTCGAGAATAGCCTGCCCTCCATACATGTTACCTCAGTCATAACGTCAATGACTCCATGAAGGCGCTGTCCATAGTCCAAATGAGGAAACACACATTCAGAGTTAAGTAGCTGACCAAGGTCAGACTGAGATAGGAAGCAGAAGAAAGCTTCCCATCGTGTCTCCAGGATGCCAAagcccagaaaataaaaagaaagatgttggTGGTGGGGTTGATGATGACAACACAACTTCTGTGCCCTTAAGGGTAGAGCACCTCTCAGTTTCCACCATTCTCATATCCACACTGACTCAGTGGAATGGTCCTCTAAGGCAAAGAGCACCAGAACATTCAACTACACCTAGAGACCCCTGGTCTCCACTGGCTCCTCTCTGGACAAActactcctcctcctctttctccctcaagaTGCACTCACACtctgacacacatacacacaggtgcCCTGCAGTGCCCACGAAATCCAAGTAGAGGCATGACCCCGAAAAGAGTTCCAAAAGAGAGGGGACCAAACCGGTTGTTCCAAGTCTTTTAGAAAGGGCACTAAATTTGAAGAAGTTCTTTCAGGTGAATCCCAGTTCAGCATCACTCAGACAATCCATGCCAAAACCTTCCTACATGACAGGAATCTCGAACCCAAACTACAGCTCACCCTCATGCCTCCTTATCACAGTCCACAGCCCTCATGTTTACTAACCCAGTTACAACTGCTACTGAATCTGAATCTCAGTGGCCTTTTCAAGGAATAGAGAGAAACAGATCAAAGCCCTTGCAGTCTGTACTATTCGGAGCCTACCTGTATTTAAGCAAAATTCTCCTCCAATTTCTCTACTTTAAGGAAATCAGAAACCACACCAGCATCTCTGACTTCCTGCTCCTGGGCTTCTCTCACCACCCAGAGCAGCAGCCTCTCCTCTTTGGACTCTTCCTGGCCATGCACCTGGTCACCATGTTGGGGAACCTGCTCATCATCCTGGCCATAGTTTCTGACCagcacctccacacccccatgtacttcttcctggctaACCTGTCCCTCATCGATACCTGCTTCTCCTGCACCACCGTCCCCAAGGTGCTGGTGAACACCCTCACACAGCACCACACCATCACCTACACTGGCTGCCTCGTGCAGATGTACTTCTTCATGGCCTTGGCCCTGCTGGATGACTTCCTGCTGGccgtgatggcctatgaccgctacgtggccatctgccttcctctccacTACACCACGATCATGTGTCCCCAACGCTGCCTGCTGCTGGTCACCACATCCTGGCTCTGTGCCCACCTCCTGGCCTTCTCACTCACCCTCCTCATGTCTCAGTTCTCCTTCTGTGCCTCCCATTCCATCCCACACTTTTTCTGtgaccttctccctctcctcaaaCTTGCCTGCTCAGACACCCAGATCTTTCAGGTCATGATGTTTGTGGAAGCAGCCCTCTCGGGTGTGGTCCCTCTCACCTGTGTCCTGGTCTCTTATGCCCACATCATGCACACCATCCTCAGGGTTCCCTCGGCTGCAGGGAAGCACAGAGTCTTCTCGACCTGTGGTTCTCACCTGACAGTGGTCACTCTCTTCTATGGAACTGTCTTTCTGGTGTATTTCCAGCCCTCATCCTCCTACTCAGCAGACACGGGAATGGTGGCATCTGTGGTATACACGATGGTcacccccatgctgaaccccttcatctacagtcTGAGGAACA
This region includes:
- the LOC100479961 gene encoding olfactory receptor 1G1 — encoded protein: MFTNPVTTATESESQWPFQGIERNRSKPLQSVLFGAYLYLSKILLQFLYFKEIRNHTSISDFLLLGFSHHPEQQPLLFGLFLAMHLVTMLGNLLIILAIVSDQHLHTPMYFFLANLSLIDTCFSCTTVPKVLVNTLTQHHTITYTGCLVQMYFFMALALLDDFLLAVMAYDRYVAICLPLHYTTIMCPQRCLLLVTTSWLCAHLLAFSLTLLMSQFSFCASHSIPHFFCDLLPLLKLACSDTQIFQVMMFVEAALSGVVPLTCVLVSYAHIMHTILRVPSAAGKHRVFSTCGSHLTVVTLFYGTVFLVYFQPSSSYSADTGMVASVVYTMVTPMLNPFIYSLRNRDIKGALRKLVGWGRCSTP